One region of Pleuronectes platessa chromosome 18, fPlePla1.1, whole genome shotgun sequence genomic DNA includes:
- the abrab gene encoding actin binding Rho activating protein b, producing MSDKQSSQESQRKPSASKNLKKQWVTDNEIKPAGEPSGWAPSTLGGPTEEPRKTWVPKTPPAAQIQPTEGSQVDASTSGEAEKTSAPQKKIEEPPVTSATKTKQVVKTVTSSVQEKGAGVGLLPEKITKEALPSAEEVDRLLKKKSSPTLHRRCSNMVSSLTKSWKKVEKEQKFGEEGARAGRSHTGGLDKEKTGYLEEVDVAQTHTGNILKESQVKDGEGDFETWVKIKRPSVPKYKNEAEDANKINALSKKYSAVGNLKSRWQNWASDHTVTQRLNPFSENFDHDYSMSLRLQKGEEGYGRPKEGTKTAERAKRAEQHIHREISDMCFVIRTMADPDPDGKTRITFGELFDRYVRISDKVVGILMRARKHGKVAFEGEMLWQGQDDGVIITLLV from the exons ATGTCGGACAAACAGAGCAGCCAAGAGTCGCAGAGGAAACCGAGCGCCAGCAAGAACCTCAAGAAGCAGTGGGTGACGGACAATGAGATAAAGCCAGCAGGTGAACCCAGTGGTTGGGCTCCTTCCACACTGGGGGGACCGACTGAGGAGCCCAGGAAGACGTGGGTCCCCAAGACACCTCCTGCCGCTCAAATACAACCAACAGAGGGGTCTCAAGTGGATGCATCTACTTCTGGAGAGGCTGAAAAGACATCAGCTCCTCAGAAGAAGATCGAGGAGCCACCGGTTACCTCTGCAACCAAGACGAAGCAGGTGGTGAAGACGGTGACCAGCAGCGTTCAGGAGAAAGGTGCAGGCGTCGGGCTCCTGCCCGAGAAGATCACAAAAGAGGCTCTGCCATCGGCCGAGGAGGTCGACAGGCTGCTGAAGAAGAAAAGCTCCCCCACTCTCCACAGGAGGTGCTCCAACATGGTGTCGTCGCTGACCAAAAGCTGGAAGAAGGTGGAGAAAGAGCAGAAGTTCGGAGAAGAAGGAGCAAGAGCAGGAAGGTCACACACCGGTGGTTTAGATAAAGAGAAGACTGGATATCTTGAGGAGGTCGATgttgctcaaacacacacgggAAACATTTTGAAAGAATCACAGGTAAAAGACGGTGAAGGAGACTTTGAGACATGGGTGAAGATTAAAAGACCTTCAGTCCCAAA GTACAAAAACGAAGCTGAAGACGCCAACAAGATCAATGCTCTCTCCAAGAAATACAGCGCCGTGGGAAACCTCAAGAGCCGCTGGCAGAACTGGGCCTCGGATCACACGGTGACCCAGAGGCTAAACCCCTTCAGCGAGAACTTTGACCACGACTACTCCATGTCCCTCCGCCTCCAGAAGGGCGAGGAGGGCTACGGACGCCCCAAGGAGGGAACCAAAACAGCGGAGCGCGCCAAACGAGCCGAGCAGCACATCCACCGCGAGATCTCTGACATGTGCTTCGTGATCCGGACGATGGCCGACCCGGACCCGGACGGGAAGACCCGCATCACGTTCGGAGAGCTGTTCGACAGATACGTGCGGATCTCCGACAAGGTGGTGGGGATCCTGATGAGAGCCAGGAAGCACGGGAAGGTGGCGTTCGAAGGGGAGATGCTGTGGCAAGGCCAGGATGATGGGGTGATCATTACGCTGCTGGTGTGA